The Methanothrix sp. genome includes a window with the following:
- a CDS encoding adenylate kinase, with translation MNIVLLGPPGSGKGTQAKMIAEKFNVKHISTGDILREHVRNGTELGKEAKKYMDAGQLVPDSILIGIIKDRLSKPDVAGGYMLDGYPRTIPQAEALDKILPELKQKIDVVLNIDVPDEELVRRLSGRRMCKCGRSYHIIFNPPKVPGKCDACGGELYHRDDDKEEAILNRLKVYKQQTQPLIDYYTKAGLIANINGAGEINQIFDEISKVLSRFK, from the coding sequence ATGAATATAGTTCTGCTCGGCCCACCGGGATCTGGGAAGGGGACCCAGGCCAAGATGATCGCTGAGAAGTTCAATGTGAAGCACATATCCACCGGAGACATACTCAGGGAGCACGTGAGGAACGGAACTGAGCTTGGGAAAGAGGCGAAGAAGTACATGGACGCAGGCCAGCTTGTGCCGGACTCGATACTGATAGGCATAATCAAGGATCGTCTCTCAAAGCCGGATGTGGCTGGTGGCTACATGCTTGATGGGTATCCGAGAACCATCCCCCAGGCAGAGGCGCTGGACAAGATACTGCCTGAGCTGAAACAGAAGATCGATGTAGTTCTCAACATAGATGTTCCCGATGAGGAGCTGGTGAGGAGGCTCAGCGGAAGGCGGATGTGCAAGTGCGGCAGGAGCTACCACATAATCTTCAACCCCCCGAAGGTTCCCGGAAAGTGCGATGCCTGCGGAGGCGAGCTCTACCACAGGGACGATGACAAGGAGGAGGCGATACTCAACAGGCTCAAGGTGTACAAGCAGCAGACCCAGCCGCTGATCGATTACTACACAAAGGCGGGCCTGATCGCAAACATTAACGGCGCAGGCGAGATCAACCAGATATTCGATGAGATATCAAAGGTACTGAGCAGGTTCAAGTGA